The genomic region AGCAGGTTACCCAGAATCCTTTTCACCAGAGAAAGTAGCATTCAACAGGTTACCCACAATCCTTTTCAACAGCGTGTAACTAGACATGGTCAAATGACCTCATCACTGATGACCTCAACATTCCTCTTGTCTCTCAGCTGTTCTCTCTGGCAGCGATGGCCCCCCCCAcgacttgttttcaacaaccaATCAGATGACAGTGTGGCTGTTGACTGACAGCTCGGGGCACGGCCGAGGATTCAGAGCCAACTTCACCTCGGGGGTCAACCTGGGGTCCCCGGGTCAGTTCAGGGTCTGATGATTGCAGATTAATGATGACTATTGATTACAGATTGCTGGTGATTACTGATTGCTGATTGTTGTGAACAGCTGCGTGTGCTGCCGATGAGTTCCAGTGTCAGACAGGAAGTTGTATCCATGGTAATGGTCAGTGTGACGGCCATGTTGACTGTCCTGACGCCTCTGATGAAGCCGACTGTGGTGAGTCAACTTTATCTAACCGGGACCCTGTTAAGAACCACCAGCATGAAATAATCAGggggtgtctctgtgtgtgtatgtgtgtgtctgtattttctatttcagtTGTGTTGCCCAGCAACAGTTCCAGTGCTCTACAGTATAAACTAGTTTCCTCTCTGTTGACCGTGTGTTCTGACACCTGGACGTCTCACCTGTCTGACTTCACCTGTCAGTACCTGGGGTACAGGTAACCATTAATTCATTTACGGAGTACCTGGGCTACAGGTAACCTTTAATTCATTTAGGGACACACCTGGGCTACAGGTAACCTTTAATTCATTTAGGGACACACCTGGGCTACAGGTAACCTTTAATTCATTTAGGGAGTACCTGGGCTACAGGTAACCTTTAATTCATTTAGGGACTACCTTGGCTACAGGTAACCTTTAATTCATTTAGGGACTACCTGGGCTACAGGTAACCTTTAATTCATTTAGGGACTACCTGGGCTACAGGTAACCTTTAATTCATTTAGGGACACACCTGGGCTACAGGTAATCTTTCATCCATTTAGGGAGTACCTGAGCTACAGGTAACCTTTATTCATTTAGGGACACACCTGGGCTACAGGTAACCCAGGTCTTTGCCAACAAGGTCCCGCTGACGGGCCATTTTCTTCGTTTAAGGAGACAACGTTTTCTTCAGtcataaattgcaagcattaaatcttcataaacaCTGAACATCTTTAGAAAGCTTAAAATCTCATGATTCCAATAAGCCCCCACACAAAGCATAAGGTAACTTATAGAAACAttctgcaccgtttctgtctaacgTCGAGCGTGTATCCTATCTGTTTCCTCGTGTCTTTATTCACAGCGGGGATACAGATTTTTCCTACATCGCCAACAGTTTAAAGAATAAGTACATCCAATCCTTTTAATCCAAAACgagctggtcccctcacaatcttgtagatTCTGGCCGAGATTTTGATCGCTCCTGCCGTCTGCCCTTAAGCTGCCACATTGGATCTTTTTACACAGCCGAATAGCCTGAAGCCTAAGTAATTGATTGACAGCTTCTTTCAGCCAATCCGTCTACTGTAACCTGAGTTGTCCCTTATGGAAGCAAATCAAGTTGCAGGGTTTACAGAGGAGGaacctgggaaagattgacagctATTCCTTCCAGTTAAAACAAGATGTTATGAAACCGGcctccctgtgtagccaataagaagacgagttgattgatacctaACTTGACCAGAAAGTTTTAACCCTGTGATGGCTccctgtgtcaaagcaaaaataaggccTTAGTTATTGCATTTTACCATTTCATccatttataattatttatttctataaatgtatgtatgtaattatttcaggtatgtgtgtgagggatgtggatttgtttttttatttgagaagttgctgaaaggaaatgagaaatagattcatataaaatccattttatgaGTCAATCTTTTCaggattttttctgtttttagttgagacatgtggcggTGGTACTACTTTTGTatatagcccatgtaatatgcttaccgtagtgttttttaagcattttacagatgatttacttggacagaaatagaaattctcAGTTCTAACCtgtttagctctgtgtcagcaaagcctagtgtcacacttccactacaaacaaaaaattgagagtgttaacttcccaatgacctcagggtcaTCCAAGAGGGACAAAGTATGTGGGAACTGCATCACTGTTTttggggtaaaaatttaggcgagaaaagccccttttttaaagtgtttctcTCTGCAGGTCTGGGGAAACGACTCTGCTGCCGGCTCGGCCACAAGATTCACCGTTTACATCGTTCACCTTCACCAACGGAGTGCTGCAGACCAGCGTCAGGTACTGGACCCAGACCAGAACCAGACCAGAAACAGACACCTAGACACTGGGACACCCATACCAAGACCCGGACCAGACTTCAAGACACCTAGACCAGACCAGATAGCCAAACACCCAGACCAGAACAGACCCAgaacagacccagacccagacaccCAGACACCCAGACAACCAGACAACCAGACAATCAGACCAAGACCAgaacagacccagacccagacccagaacCAGACATCCAGACCCAGACACCCAGACGCAGACACCTAGACCCGGACCAAGACCCAGACCCAAACCCAGACATCCAGATCAGACCCAGACCAGACAAGGCCCAAACCCAGACACCCCGACCCAGACCAGACCCAGGCCACACCCAGATACTCAGACCCATCCTATGAATGACGTTGACCGTTGGTCAcctaaaagttaaaaaaagttaacaacatttatcttaatatttaatttaattatttgatCTGTTTCCAGGGAAATGTGCCATAGTGAGGAAGTGGTTACCCTAAGATGTGACAACCAACGTGAGTTATTCATGTGTTCATAGACAGTTTAGAGTGAAATCATTTACTGTGACAACTTGAAATCACCAGTTGCAACAGCTGTTCACTAGTGTGGCGGAGCCCCCCCTTAAACAGTGATTGTTTGATTATATTCCGGTGCGCGACagcaaggagagagaggacTTCTGGGGACTGAGTGGACAGAGTAAGAGTacggaggggagagagaggacttCTGGGGACTGAGTGGACAGAGtaaggaggggagagagaggacttCTGGGGACTGAGTGGACAGAGtaaggaggggagagagaggacttCTGGGGACTGAGGGGACAGAGtaaggaggggagagagaggacttCTGGGGACTGAGTGGACAGAGtaaggaggggagagagaggacttCTGTGGACTGAGTGGACAGAGTAGGAAGTCGGGAAAGCAGTACGCAGAGTCGGCAGAGCTACAGCTCAGTGCGCagcaatataaataaagaagtaaaggttgttttaatcCCTTAACTCTTTGTCTAAATCGGTACTGACGGCTCCGTTTAACCTCTGAACAATCACTGAAAAACTTTGGATACTCTCAGCCGTTCACTGAGACCCCGCTAAACCCCGGACTGGACTAATTGACTGACTGATTAGACTAAAAGTCTGTAAGTGCCCCTTTTTGCTTTtcatgaaatgttatttttggttgtaTGTACGGTTGGACTAGGACTAACAGGATACCTTGAGCCCAAAAAAGTTATGTTCTGTTCTATTCCACAAACAAACTGAGTTATAGGAAAACCAGAGGTGGAGTTTTTCGTTGGATTGttgtggatttttcttttggtaTTATTGGACATTACAATTATTctgtaagactttttttgagtgttttgcttaaatgtttctgtttaaataCATGAACATTTGAATGGATTTTTGAATTGTGTggtgttttgttgggtttattCTTTGGTTCGTTTAGGGTGTACATTTCTATATGTGCACGCTTGTGTGGTTATGTTCTTTATCctacatataaaacacaaacaatatacacCTGTACTAGACTAAAACTATCTTCAACGTCAGGAGAGAGACCGGGCTGGCACCCCTTGaccattaaaaaagaattataaaaacaaaccataaaaGGGATAAAGACAAACTGTCACAGTACATAGACAGTTTAGGGTGAAATCATGTGATCATAGACAGTTAAGGTTGAAATCATGTGATCATACAGGTGTTATTAACTGTTAATAATGACTCTTTCAGCCTGTGGGGATAGGAACGTCACTAATGCACCGAGGGAGATGGACCAATCAGCAGAGAGGGAACCTGGTGATGTCACCGGGAAGATGGACCAATCACCAGAGAGGAAACCTGGTAATGTCACTGGGGACATTGGACCAATCAACAGTCAGACTCTGaatattttttctaaattagTTTTTGTATGCAGACAGGTTGGGGTGGAGAAAGACAGGTAGTGGTGCAGACAATCAGGTAGTGATATAAACAGACAGGTAGTGatgtagacagacaggtagtgGTGCAGATAGACAGGTAGGGATATAGATAGACAGGTAGTGGTGCAGATAGACAGGTAGTGatatagacagacaggtagtgGTGCAGATAGACAGGTAGTGGTGCAGATAGACAGGTAGTGATATAAACAGACAGGTAGTGatgtagacagacaggtagtgGTGCAGATAGACAGGTAGTGGTGCAGATAGACAGGTAGTGatatagacagacaggtagtgGTGCAGATAGACAGGTAGTGGTGCAGATAGACAGGGAGTGGTGCAGATAGACAGGTAGTGGTGCAGATAGACAGGTAGTGGTGCAGATAGACAGGTAGTGGTGCAGATAGACAGGTAGTGatatagacagacaggtagtgGTGCAGATAGACAGGGAGTGGTGCAGATAGACAGGTAGTGatatagacagacaggtagtgGTGCAGATAGACAGGTAGTGATGCAGATAGACAGGTAGCTGTGAGACAGACATGTAGCTGTCTGACTTCAGTTTCCTGCTTCTGTCAGGTGACAGCAGAGTGGTGGGCGGGGCTAACGCTATGAAGGGGGCGTGGCCGTGGATCGTGTCTCTCCATTGGCGAGGACGTCACGTGTGTGGAGCGTCTCTGATTGGTCGAGACTGGCTGCTGACTGCTGCACACTGCGTCTACGGGTCAGAGCAcaattaaactttatttaacaacaacaagaacagtGTGTCTGAAACAGTAAACAGCTAAcggctaatgctaatgctaatattaatcactaaccctaaccccccaaaaaactgagTGTAACACCTAAtgttaatgctaatgctaatgctaaccaTGACTGTAGGGAGACTGTAGGGAGACTGTAACCCAACAGGACGTCAGTCATACCCTAACCCAACAGGACATCAGTCATACCCTAACCCATCAGGACATCAGTCATACCCTAACCCAACAGGNNNNNNNNNNNNNNNNNNNNNNNNNNNNNNNNNNNNNNNNNNNNNNNNNNNNNNNNNNNNNNNNNNNNNNNNNNNNNNNNNNNNNNNNNNNNNNNNNNNNGGACGTCAGTCATACCCTAACCCAACAGGACGTCAGTCATACCCTAACCCAACAGGACATCAGTCATACCCTAAcccaggggtcggcaacctttaccactcaaagagccatttggatccgtttcacacagtaaagaaagcactgggagccacaaaacccttttgaaattttaaatgaaataacactgtatgtaacgttttttttttgcctatgtgctatttataaacaaactatactgtgttacatttatgaaatcaatgaacaactgcagagaaaataaaatataatttctgcatgcaacaaaacacttttaactccggaaaaaaacaaaaaacgttggATTAACGGTTTAGTAAAATTGGGCTAGCACTGTCAACTTGGCTCAAATGGCAAAACCTCTACAGGTCCTCAGGGTAAAGGACACACAGGGCTGCGCgtcctttaccctgaagagCTGTGTTCAGGTGCGCTGTCATGTCCACGAGACGTGGAGCTTTCCCAGCCACTCTGGCTGTTCCCAGCTCGTCCAGTAACAAACGGAGCTGACGGGGATTTAAACCTTTCGCCACTAATTTGCTCAGAATCTGAAGACAACATTCATTACTTCTGTGCATTCCggaggaaatgtttgagcaCACAGGTCTTCTTGGTGCAAGACGCAGTGAAAAGTCAGCAACTTACTGTCCAGCGACTTCTGCAGGAGTCACAAAGCTGTTGTGCGCGCCTGTCATACTCGGTGCCCCGTCTGTACCACtgacacgggggggggggtcattccTCTTGCTCTTAAACAATTCAAGACAGCCTCACAGACGTCCCCCCCGTGTTTGGCCTTTTAGTGGTATCGACTGAATCATTTCTTCTTGTGGCCCAGTCGAGTTTACATAACGGCAGAACAACGCAATTTGTTCAATATCACCTTAGTCTTTAGATTCATCACAGGCAATTGAGGAGGCCACAGCTGACTTGATGTCTTTAATTTGCTgtacaaacttaaaataaaatacattttacttaaatattcattaagtattttttaaaagctgagccgcatcagagggatcaaagaGCCGCATGCGGCTCCGGAGCCGCAGGTTGCCAACCCCTGCCCTAACCCAACAGGACGTCAGTCATAACCTAACTAATATGTCTGTATATTTATCagtaaatgtgttgttgttgttgttattctgagtatatgtctgtatatttatcagtaaatgtgttattgttgttgttattctgagtatatgtctgtatatttatcagtaaatgtgttgttgttgttgttgttgttattctgtgtatatgtctgtatatttaacagtaaatgtgttgttgttgttattcagtgtatatgtctgtatatttaacagtaaatgtgttattgttgttattctgtgtatatgtctgtatatttaacagtaaatgtgttattgttgttattctgtgtatatgtctgtatatttaacagtaaatgtgttgttgttgtgcaggAAGAACATGCACCTGCAGTGGTGGGCGGCGCTGCTCGGCCTCCACGCTCAGAGCGACGTCGCCGCCGACGTCCAGACCCGAGCAGTCGATCGCATCGTCATCAACCCGCTGTACAACAGACAGACCAAACAGGCCGACATCGCCATGATGCAtctgcagcagccaatcagcttctCGCGTCAGTAACAGACTTGTCTGTGACATCATCGCAGCAGAAACACACGCAATCATTAGGACCGTTCAAGATGatccaggtctgcgcagaatcgatcacggCGATCGGCgaccgttgcatgccggttagatttctgtccgacttgatcccgacttgctctgacgtcatgcacacgtgggcaacgggaatctcacgagagcaaggcggccgcagttctgagaccaggcggcgcagttgcttttcaccgactgcaagagccaggcggacccaggcggacccagagcattctgggaaacaccggcttctcagctgatttaatacctgattggtttacaacatgatgacgatttatataaactttttattgtttttgaatcggagggattttaattgctatttttctgatttaaagacttattctgtccagaacacatgttgtggcTGAtagacgtttagaagtcagagaaactaaatctgatctgatcacggatcatctccagtctgttattcattaaaatcagcaaaagctttcatgtagagcactttcacagctactctgtcataatcaaaaaaactagagactgtgtacaagctgatatgtgggtctggttatattttattaaatcggaatcgcaccacagtgtttttgtcacttcctgtccagcctaaatgcggctggaatcggctggaaactgtccgactttacggcagctttctgtcccccgcccccgctgctgccgcctgctctcgtccactttacaggcgaggcgcagttcatctcgaacgagcctattcaTAACTCCTCTCTAGCTCTGgttccatccacatgttttgtcttatttaagtgataataaatttaaattttttttctttttatagctCGATATGTCTCTTTCAGCTGGAACATGAGCTCTATGTAGCCTGTCCCAtaatgatcatgtgatgttgtcccatagtgatcatgtgatgttgttcCATactgatcatgtgatgttgtcccacagtgatcatgtgatgttgtcccatagtgatcatgtgatgttgtcccatagtgatcatgtgatgttgtcccatagtgatcatgtgatgctgtcccatagtgatcatgtgatgttgtcccatattgatcatgtgatgttgtcccatagtgatcatgtgatgttgtcccatagtgatcatgtgatgttgtcccatattgatcatgtgatgttgtcccatactgatcatgtgatgttgtcccacagtgatcatgtgatgttgtcccatagtgatcgtaggctcgttcgagatgaactgcgcctcgcctgtaaagtggacgagagcaggcggcagcagcggggggggggggggggggggggggggggggggggggggggggggggggggggggacagaaagctgcgggaaagtcggacagtttccagccgattccagccgccttcagactggacaggaagtgacataaacactgtggtgcgatcccgatttaatCAAATATAaccagacccacatatcagcttgtacacagtctctagtttTTTTGATTATGAGAGAGTAGCTGtgaaagtgctctacatgaaagcttttgctgattttaatgaacaacacactgtagatgatccgtgatctgatcagatttagtctctctgacttctaaatgtaactatcagccacacaacacgtgttctgtacagaatatgtcttcaaatcagacaaatagcaattaaaatccctccgattcaaaaactacaaaagtttaTACAAAACGTCatcgtggtttaaaccaatcaggtgttaaatcagctgagaagccggcgtttcccagcatgctctgggtccgcctggctcttgcagtcggtgaaaagcaactgcgccgacTGGGtcgcccacgtgtgcatgacgtcagagcaagtcgggatcaagtcggacagaaatctaaccggcatgcaacgggcgccgatcgccgtgatcgattctgcgcagacctggctcatctcgaacgagcctcatgtcatgttgtcccatagtgatcatgtgatgctGTTCCATACTggtcatgtgatgttgtcccatattgatcatgtgatgttgtcccatattgatcatgtgatgttgtcccatagtgatcatgtgatgttgtcccatattgatcatgtgatgttgtcccatattgaacatgtgatgttgtcccatagtggtCACGTGGTGACAGACTTCTGTTGTGTGATTcaatgtaaatgaatgaaacaccttaaaatgtctgcaACCAATCAGATGTCCCCGTCTGACCCTAAAACagcgtgtgatgtcatcaccacaggtccttattggctgtaaacacactttcaccagatttattctcAGGAGGTTTTACCAACTCCAGATCATTAGAGGGACACGTGGAGGGAGACGGAGCTTCTGGTTGGATGATGACAAcgttttaataattaattttagtTCTGTTTGTAGAGCTTGTCCAGCCGGTGTGTTTACCGGCCGCCGGGCAGGACGTCACCGCTGGAGCCAGGGGTTGGATCGCTGGCTGGGGACGGACGGAGGAGCAAGGTGGGCAAGGCGTCTGCTACCCCTGGGGGAGTTGCTCTACTTACATGCACAGGTTCATGGTCTTGGGGGTTTCTGTGGGTAACTTTttatccccccctcccccccaggtTCCCTCCCAGACGTGCTGCAGGAGGCGGAGCTTCCTCTGGTGCTCCCTCCTGAGTGTGANNNNNNNNNNNNNNNNNNNNNNNNNNNNNNNNNNNNNNNNNNNNNNNNNNNNNNNNNNNNNNNNNNNNNNNNNNNNNNNNNNNNNNNNNNNNNNNNNNNNtgtgcgtgtgcgtgtgtgagagaggatATATTTAAGAGATGATGACTTATCCATTAACCTTTGCAGCTGTAGTGACCGGCTGCAGGAGGACTCAGACTCAGAGATGAAGGAGGACACTCAGCAGGAGGAGTTTGACAATGATTACTTGAGGGAGGTGGAGAaggagctgacagaggaggagaaagaggtaACACTGGTTTACATGGACtccatctgtgtctctgtgtctccatgTCTCTTTGTCTGATGGAACAACATTCTCTGAAACTGGTCCTGtattgtgattatttacatggagtctggtggagatatgctgctctataaattctaaaagtagtgattatttacatggag from Etheostoma cragini isolate CJK2018 chromosome 13, CSU_Ecrag_1.0, whole genome shotgun sequence harbors:
- the LOC117956053 gene encoding enteropeptidase-like produces the protein MTLSACGDRNVTNAPREMDQSAEREPGDVTGKMDQSPERKPGDSRVVGGANAMKGAWPWIVSLHWRGRHVCGASLIGRDWLLTAAHCVYGKNMHLQWWAALLGLHAQSDVAADVQTRAVDRIVINPLYNRQTKQADIAMMHLQQPISFSRQ